A genomic window from Flintibacter sp. KGMB00164 includes:
- a CDS encoding DUF975 family protein has translation MEIHRKALKDRARQTMRQNVPPAWLVALLFWGLTTGVSTISDLAGFTTSLAASSSGVQFFPLFFTLLLTLYSVVMNFGYEIWCLRAWRRDETDFATLIDGFGMAGQVLLMEIQIFLRLFGWCLLPVIPATVIISAANSLEMMILLTQLFTFALIPYLYFIRLRYALAPYLLMDRPDRGAAAAVRESVGLMRGWKLELFKLDLSFLGWYLLEWGLAILAQVIFLIPTLIGIFQSGATPETLMTLVAGTTAGSLVGLLLCLPVELWLLPYTGLARAGFYDARISFVPPAPPVYTYDSTR, from the coding sequence ATGGAGATCCATCGCAAGGCCCTGAAGGACCGGGCCAGACAGACCATGCGGCAAAATGTTCCTCCCGCCTGGCTGGTGGCCCTGCTGTTCTGGGGGCTGACCACCGGCGTGAGCACCATTTCCGATCTGGCCGGTTTTACCACCAGTCTCGCCGCTTCCTCTTCCGGAGTACAGTTTTTCCCCCTGTTCTTCACCCTGCTGCTCACCTTATACAGCGTGGTGATGAACTTCGGCTATGAGATATGGTGCCTGAGGGCCTGGCGGAGAGATGAGACCGACTTTGCCACCTTGATTGACGGCTTCGGCATGGCCGGTCAGGTGCTGCTGATGGAGATCCAGATCTTCCTGCGGCTGTTTGGCTGGTGCCTGCTGCCTGTGATCCCTGCTACGGTGATCATTTCCGCCGCCAACAGTCTGGAAATGATGATCCTTCTGACCCAGCTGTTCACCTTCGCCCTGATCCCCTACCTCTATTTTATCCGCCTGCGCTATGCGCTGGCCCCCTACCTGCTGATGGACCGTCCCGATCGGGGCGCGGCTGCTGCAGTGCGGGAGAGCGTAGGCCTGATGCGCGGCTGGAAGCTGGAGCTGTTCAAGCTGGACCTGTCCTTCCTGGGCTGGTACCTGCTGGAGTGGGGTCTGGCCATTCTTGCCCAGGTTATCTTCCTCATCCCCACCCTGATTGGGATCTTCCAGAGCGGCGCGACTCCGGAAACGCTGATGACTCTGGTTGCCGGAACCACCGCCGGCTCGCTGGTTGGGCTTCTGCTCTGCCTGCCGGTGGAGCTCTGGCTGCTGCCCTACACTGGACTGGCCCGGGCTGGATTCTACGACGCCCGGATCTCCTTTGTCCCTCCCGCTCCCCCGGTGTACACCTACGACTCTACCCGGTAA
- a CDS encoding MBL fold metallo-hydrolase has product MKLSFFGAAHAVTGSCHCLEVGGKKILIDCGLQQGRDEHDDNALDFSPSYIDYVIVTHAHIDHSGRIPLLVKEGFQGQIFTTRLTGELLSIMLRDSAFIQESDAQWQNQKGKRAGRPEVEPLYTVADAEAALEQIFTVEYGQTLDLCEGVKIRFRDAGHLLGSSIVEIWAKEGDVERKLVFSGDLGNVDQPIIRDPEFLEEADYVVMESTYGDRDHEVPESYTEALAQLIDDTFAQGGNVVIPSFAVGRTQELLYFLREIKNEGLVKTHPDFQVCVDSPLAAEATKIYAGDLRGYLDEEAIAVLQGGENLFTFPGLTLVQSTDESKALNLDPRSKVIISASGMCDAGRIRHHLKHNLWRSECAVVFVGYQAEGSLGRRLLEGAKSVKLFGEEIAVNARIVNFKGLSSHADRTHLLDWIGRFTPAPKQVFVVHGDSPVTDLFAQTLNDRGIPAHAPLYQEVYDLAENVMLAKGIVLEPKRVSGGAAQGSPAFVRLLDVSKQLEALISRSRGRPNKDLAKLADQLRQVMENWES; this is encoded by the coding sequence ATGAAGCTGTCATTCTTCGGCGCGGCTCACGCGGTCACTGGAAGCTGTCACTGCCTGGAGGTGGGGGGCAAAAAGATCCTCATCGACTGCGGCCTGCAGCAGGGCCGGGATGAGCATGACGACAACGCTCTGGACTTCTCCCCCAGCTACATCGACTATGTTATCGTTACCCACGCCCACATCGACCACTCCGGCCGGATCCCCCTGCTGGTGAAAGAGGGATTCCAGGGCCAGATCTTCACCACCCGGCTCACCGGTGAGCTGCTGTCCATTATGCTGCGGGACTCCGCCTTCATTCAGGAGAGCGACGCTCAGTGGCAGAACCAGAAGGGCAAGCGTGCCGGACGGCCCGAGGTGGAACCGCTGTACACCGTGGCTGACGCGGAGGCCGCGCTGGAACAGATCTTTACCGTGGAGTACGGCCAGACGCTGGACCTGTGCGAGGGCGTGAAGATCCGCTTCCGGGACGCGGGCCACCTGCTGGGCTCCTCCATTGTGGAGATTTGGGCCAAGGAGGGGGACGTGGAGCGCAAGCTGGTCTTTTCCGGCGACCTGGGCAACGTGGACCAGCCCATCATTCGGGACCCGGAATTTTTGGAAGAGGCAGACTATGTGGTCATGGAGTCCACCTACGGCGACCGGGACCACGAGGTACCTGAGAGCTACACCGAAGCGCTGGCCCAGCTCATCGACGACACCTTTGCCCAGGGCGGCAACGTGGTCATCCCCTCCTTTGCCGTGGGCCGCACCCAGGAGCTTCTCTACTTCCTGCGGGAAATCAAAAATGAGGGGCTTGTCAAGACCCACCCCGACTTCCAGGTGTGCGTGGACAGTCCCCTGGCTGCCGAGGCCACCAAGATCTACGCCGGGGACCTGCGGGGCTACCTGGACGAGGAGGCCATCGCCGTCCTCCAGGGGGGCGAAAACCTGTTTACCTTCCCGGGGCTCACTCTGGTGCAGTCCACCGACGAGTCCAAGGCCCTGAACCTGGACCCCCGGTCCAAGGTCATTATCTCCGCCTCCGGCATGTGTGATGCCGGCCGCATCCGCCACCACCTGAAACACAACCTGTGGCGTAGCGAGTGCGCCGTGGTGTTCGTGGGCTACCAGGCGGAGGGTTCTCTGGGCCGGCGGTTGCTGGAAGGCGCCAAGTCCGTCAAACTCTTCGGCGAGGAAATCGCCGTCAACGCACGCATTGTCAACTTTAAGGGACTCAGCTCCCACGCCGACCGCACCCACCTGCTGGACTGGATCGGCCGCTTCACCCCCGCTCCCAAGCAGGTCTTTGTGGTCCACGGCGACAGCCCGGTCACCGACCTGTTTGCCCAGACCCTCAACGACCGGGGCATCCCCGCCCACGCGCCCCTCTATCAGGAGGTCTACGACCTGGCGGAGAATGTGATGCTGGCCAAGGGCATCGTGCTGGAGCCCAAGCGGGTATCCGGCGGCGCTGCTCAGGGCTCCCCCGCCTTTGTCCGCCTGCTGGACGTGTCCAAGCAGCTGGAGGCTCTCATCAGCCGCAGCCGCGGCCGTCCCAACAAGGACTTGGCAAAGCTGGCTGATCAGCTGCGCCAGGTCATGGAGAACTGGGAGAGCTGA
- a CDS encoding Cof-type HAD-IIB family hydrolase, translating to MIKAIFFDVDGTLVSFKTHTIPDSAMQALHTLRSRGIKLFLSTGRHQKMLGQVRDLFPFDGYVTLSGQYCFAGDQVLRKNPMPPQAVEELVTAAGDDAFSCIFLEGEDIYLNCINDLTRAFMKDLNLPLPPVRPASHALGREIYQAITFLDRDNEHLLLDRAPHLKTTRWHPHFLDVIPPTGGKDKGMDAILEHFGIPVEESMAFGDGENDLSMLVHAGIGVAMGTASDEVKRQADWATASVDEDGIVKALQHFQVL from the coding sequence ATGATAAAAGCCATTTTCTTTGATGTTGACGGCACCTTAGTCAGCTTCAAAACCCACACTATCCCCGACTCGGCCATGCAGGCTCTGCACACCCTGCGCTCACGGGGCATCAAGCTGTTTCTCTCCACCGGGCGGCACCAGAAGATGCTGGGCCAGGTGCGGGACCTCTTCCCCTTTGACGGCTATGTCACCCTCAGCGGTCAGTACTGCTTTGCCGGAGACCAGGTCCTGCGGAAAAATCCCATGCCTCCCCAGGCGGTGGAGGAACTGGTGACCGCGGCGGGAGACGACGCCTTCTCCTGCATCTTCCTGGAGGGCGAGGATATCTACCTCAACTGCATCAACGACCTGACCCGGGCCTTTATGAAAGACCTGAACCTGCCCCTACCTCCGGTACGCCCCGCCTCCCACGCCCTGGGACGGGAGATCTACCAGGCCATCACCTTCCTGGACCGGGACAACGAACACCTGCTGCTGGACCGGGCGCCCCATCTGAAAACCACCCGCTGGCATCCCCACTTCCTGGACGTCATCCCTCCCACCGGCGGGAAAGACAAGGGCATGGACGCCATTCTGGAGCACTTCGGCATCCCCGTGGAGGAGAGCATGGCCTTCGGCGACGGAGAAAACGATCTCTCCATGCTGGTCCACGCCGGCATCGGCGTAGCTATGGGCACCGCTAGTGACGAGGTGAAGCGGCAGGCTGACTGGGCCACCGCCTCGGTGGACGAGGATGGCATCGTCAAAGCCCTCCAGCACTTCCAGGTGCTGTAA
- a CDS encoding transporter associated domain-containing protein produces MSGDHLWPILFGISLAVNVILLLYRPILAWLRRDKGEELADEIMAMVEEGEESGAIEQNEKELIANIFEFNSMTADDVMRHRTDMVTLALDDDDQTILDTIQSSGLSRFPVYKDDIDDIVGILSTRDYLINKSKPDPLPLEQLLRPAYFVPESVRADVLFRDMQNRKIHMALVVDEYGGTGGLLTLEDLLEELVGKIYDEFDPQEEQEIIQLSDTQWKVSGSADLEDLAQTMGVELDEEELERLDCDTVGGLVFALLPVIPEDGSRPVVEAMGLRIRVEELCERRVEWALVEKLEPAPLS; encoded by the coding sequence GTGTCTGGGGACCATTTATGGCCCATATTGTTTGGGATTAGTCTGGCTGTCAATGTGATTTTACTGCTCTACCGCCCGATTCTGGCCTGGCTGCGCCGGGATAAGGGTGAGGAACTGGCCGATGAGATCATGGCAATGGTGGAGGAGGGCGAGGAGTCCGGAGCCATCGAGCAGAATGAAAAGGAGCTTATCGCCAACATCTTTGAATTCAACAGCATGACCGCCGACGACGTGATGCGTCACCGCACCGATATGGTAACCCTGGCGCTGGATGACGACGACCAGACCATTCTGGACACCATCCAGTCCTCTGGTCTGTCCCGTTTTCCCGTCTATAAGGACGATATTGATGATATCGTGGGCATTCTGTCCACCCGGGACTACCTGATCAACAAGAGCAAGCCCGATCCCCTGCCTCTGGAGCAGCTGCTCCGTCCGGCCTATTTTGTACCGGAGTCGGTACGGGCCGACGTGCTGTTCCGGGATATGCAGAACCGAAAGATCCATATGGCTCTGGTGGTGGATGAGTACGGCGGCACCGGCGGCCTGCTCACCCTGGAGGACCTGCTGGAAGAGCTGGTGGGCAAGATCTATGACGAGTTTGACCCCCAGGAGGAGCAGGAGATCATCCAGCTCAGCGACACCCAGTGGAAGGTGTCCGGTTCCGCCGATCTGGAGGACCTGGCCCAGACCATGGGCGTGGAACTGGACGAGGAGGAGCTGGAGCGGCTGGACTGCGACACCGTGGGCGGTCTGGTCTTCGCCCTACTGCCTGTCATCCCCGAGGACGGCAGCCGCCCGGTGGTGGAGGCCATGGGCCTGCGCATCCGGGTGGAGGAGCTGTGCGAGCGCCGCGTGGAGTGGGCGCTGGTGGAAAAGTTAGAGCCGGCTCCGCTTTCTTGA